From Onychostoma macrolepis isolate SWU-2019 chromosome 05, ASM1243209v1, whole genome shotgun sequence, one genomic window encodes:
- the sh3glb2b gene encoding endophilin-B2b isoform X4, translating to MDFNVKKLASDAGVFFTRAVQYTEEKLGQAEKTELDAHLENLIARADCTKNWTEKIFRQTEVLLQPNPSARIEEFFYEKLDRKIPSRTTNAELLGQYMQDAAKEFGPGTPYGSTLITVGEFQRRLGGAEREFLHISAINFLTPLRNFLEGDWKTISKERRLLENRRLDLDVCKARLKKAKLAEAKSALWSEEVDKAEHELRVAQTEFDRQAEVTRLLLEGISSTHVNHLRCLHEFVEAQAAYYAQCHKHMQDLQKELSSANGDTFPNAFAVNASTSGVSAGPSPLSPATLPGASPPGRPPNPSNALESSTLKIEEVKPPATGTRKAKVLYDYDAADTSELSLLADELITVYTVPGMDPDWLVGERGNQKGKVPVTYLELLS from the exons ATGGATTTCAATGTCAAGAAACTAGCGTCGGATGCAGGTGTCTTCTTCACTCGTGCTGTTCAG TACACAGAGGAGAAGCTTGGCCAGGCAGAAAAGACTGAACTTGATGCTCATCTGGAGAACCTGATTGCTCGAGCGGACTGCACCAAAAACTGGACCGAAAAGATCTTCAGACAAACCGAGGTGCTGCTTCAACCCAACCCAA GTGCCCGTATTGAAGAGTTTTTTTATGAGAAATTGGACAGAAAGATCCCATCCAGAACCACCAATGCAGAGCTGCTGGGACAGTATATGCAGGACGCTGCAAAGGAATTTGGGCCAGGAACTCCATATG GTAGTACTTTGATCACTGTTGGAGAGTTTCAGAGGAGGTTGGGTGGAGCAGAGCGGGAATTCCTACATATATCAGCTATCAACTTCCTCACACCACTGAGGAACTTCCTAGAGGGTGATTGGAAAACCATTTCT AAAGAGAGAAGGCTACTTGAGAACCGACGCCTTGACCTGGACGTTTGCAAAGCTCGGCTCAAGAAGGCAAAGTTAGCAGAGGCCAAGTCTGCT CTGTGGAGTGAGGAAGTGGATAAA GCAGAGCACGAGTTGCGTGTGGCTCAGACGGAGtttgacagacaggcagaggTCACACGCCTCCTGTTGGAGGGGATCAGCAGCACACAC GTGAACCACTTGCGCTGTCTGCATGAGTTTGTGGAGGCCCAGGCTGCTTATTACGCACAGTGTCACAAGCACATGCAGGATCTTCAGAAAGAGCTGAGCAG TGCAAACGGAGATAC GTTTCCTAATGCTTTTGCTGTGAACGCCTCCACGTCAGGAGTGTCAGCAGGCCCTTCTCCCCTTTCCCCTGCTACCCTACCTGGGGCTTCTCCACCTGGTCGTCCCCCAAACCCCTCCAATGCCCTTGAGTCCAGCACGCTGAAGATTGAGGAGGTGAAGCCTCCCGCCACTGGCACTCGCAAGGCCAAAGTGCTGTATGACTATGATGCTGCAGATACAAGTGAACTTTCCCTTCTTGCTGATGAG CTCATTACTGTGTACACGGTGCCCGGCATGGACCCGGACTGGCTTGTTGGAGAGCGAGGCAACCAGAAAGGCAAAGTGCCTGTCACATACCTGGAGCTCCTGAGCTAG
- the sh3glb2b gene encoding endophilin-B2b isoform X6: protein MDFNVKKLASDAGVFFTRAVQYTEEKLGQAEKTELDAHLENLIARADCTKNWTEKIFRQTEVLLQPNPSARIEEFFYEKLDRKIPSRTTNAELLGQYMQDAAKEFGPGTPYGSTLITVGEFQRRLGGAEREFLHISAINFLTPLRNFLEGDWKTISKERRLLENRRLDLDVCKARLKKAKLAEAKSAAEHELRVAQTEFDRQAEVTRLLLEGISSTHVNHLRCLHEFVEAQAAYYAQCHKHMQDLQKELSRFPNAFAVNASTSGVSAGPSPLSPATLPGASPPGRPPNPSNALESSTLKIEEVKPPATGTRKAKVLYDYDAADTSELSLLADELITVYTVPGMDPDWLVGERGNQKGKVPVTYLELLS, encoded by the exons ATGGATTTCAATGTCAAGAAACTAGCGTCGGATGCAGGTGTCTTCTTCACTCGTGCTGTTCAG TACACAGAGGAGAAGCTTGGCCAGGCAGAAAAGACTGAACTTGATGCTCATCTGGAGAACCTGATTGCTCGAGCGGACTGCACCAAAAACTGGACCGAAAAGATCTTCAGACAAACCGAGGTGCTGCTTCAACCCAACCCAA GTGCCCGTATTGAAGAGTTTTTTTATGAGAAATTGGACAGAAAGATCCCATCCAGAACCACCAATGCAGAGCTGCTGGGACAGTATATGCAGGACGCTGCAAAGGAATTTGGGCCAGGAACTCCATATG GTAGTACTTTGATCACTGTTGGAGAGTTTCAGAGGAGGTTGGGTGGAGCAGAGCGGGAATTCCTACATATATCAGCTATCAACTTCCTCACACCACTGAGGAACTTCCTAGAGGGTGATTGGAAAACCATTTCT AAAGAGAGAAGGCTACTTGAGAACCGACGCCTTGACCTGGACGTTTGCAAAGCTCGGCTCAAGAAGGCAAAGTTAGCAGAGGCCAAGTCTGCT GCAGAGCACGAGTTGCGTGTGGCTCAGACGGAGtttgacagacaggcagaggTCACACGCCTCCTGTTGGAGGGGATCAGCAGCACACAC GTGAACCACTTGCGCTGTCTGCATGAGTTTGTGGAGGCCCAGGCTGCTTATTACGCACAGTGTCACAAGCACATGCAGGATCTTCAGAAAGAGCTGAGCAG GTTTCCTAATGCTTTTGCTGTGAACGCCTCCACGTCAGGAGTGTCAGCAGGCCCTTCTCCCCTTTCCCCTGCTACCCTACCTGGGGCTTCTCCACCTGGTCGTCCCCCAAACCCCTCCAATGCCCTTGAGTCCAGCACGCTGAAGATTGAGGAGGTGAAGCCTCCCGCCACTGGCACTCGCAAGGCCAAAGTGCTGTATGACTATGATGCTGCAGATACAAGTGAACTTTCCCTTCTTGCTGATGAG CTCATTACTGTGTACACGGTGCCCGGCATGGACCCGGACTGGCTTGTTGGAGAGCGAGGCAACCAGAAAGGCAAAGTGCCTGTCACATACCTGGAGCTCCTGAGCTAG
- the sh3glb2b gene encoding endophilin-B2b isoform X5 produces MDFNVKKLASDAGVFFTRAVQYTEEKLGQAEKTELDAHLENLIARADCTKNWTEKIFRQTEVLLQPNPSARIEEFFYEKLDRKIPSRTTNAELLGQYMQDAAKEFGPGTPYGSTLITVGEFQRRLGGAEREFLHISAINFLTPLRNFLEGDWKTISKERRLLENRRLDLDVCKARLKKAKLAEAKSAAEHELRVAQTEFDRQAEVTRLLLEGISSTHVNHLRCLHEFVEAQAAYYAQCHKHMQDLQKELSSANGDTFPNAFAVNASTSGVSAGPSPLSPATLPGASPPGRPPNPSNALESSTLKIEEVKPPATGTRKAKVLYDYDAADTSELSLLADELITVYTVPGMDPDWLVGERGNQKGKVPVTYLELLS; encoded by the exons ATGGATTTCAATGTCAAGAAACTAGCGTCGGATGCAGGTGTCTTCTTCACTCGTGCTGTTCAG TACACAGAGGAGAAGCTTGGCCAGGCAGAAAAGACTGAACTTGATGCTCATCTGGAGAACCTGATTGCTCGAGCGGACTGCACCAAAAACTGGACCGAAAAGATCTTCAGACAAACCGAGGTGCTGCTTCAACCCAACCCAA GTGCCCGTATTGAAGAGTTTTTTTATGAGAAATTGGACAGAAAGATCCCATCCAGAACCACCAATGCAGAGCTGCTGGGACAGTATATGCAGGACGCTGCAAAGGAATTTGGGCCAGGAACTCCATATG GTAGTACTTTGATCACTGTTGGAGAGTTTCAGAGGAGGTTGGGTGGAGCAGAGCGGGAATTCCTACATATATCAGCTATCAACTTCCTCACACCACTGAGGAACTTCCTAGAGGGTGATTGGAAAACCATTTCT AAAGAGAGAAGGCTACTTGAGAACCGACGCCTTGACCTGGACGTTTGCAAAGCTCGGCTCAAGAAGGCAAAGTTAGCAGAGGCCAAGTCTGCT GCAGAGCACGAGTTGCGTGTGGCTCAGACGGAGtttgacagacaggcagaggTCACACGCCTCCTGTTGGAGGGGATCAGCAGCACACAC GTGAACCACTTGCGCTGTCTGCATGAGTTTGTGGAGGCCCAGGCTGCTTATTACGCACAGTGTCACAAGCACATGCAGGATCTTCAGAAAGAGCTGAGCAG TGCAAACGGAGATAC GTTTCCTAATGCTTTTGCTGTGAACGCCTCCACGTCAGGAGTGTCAGCAGGCCCTTCTCCCCTTTCCCCTGCTACCCTACCTGGGGCTTCTCCACCTGGTCGTCCCCCAAACCCCTCCAATGCCCTTGAGTCCAGCACGCTGAAGATTGAGGAGGTGAAGCCTCCCGCCACTGGCACTCGCAAGGCCAAAGTGCTGTATGACTATGATGCTGCAGATACAAGTGAACTTTCCCTTCTTGCTGATGAG CTCATTACTGTGTACACGGTGCCCGGCATGGACCCGGACTGGCTTGTTGGAGAGCGAGGCAACCAGAAAGGCAAAGTGCCTGTCACATACCTGGAGCTCCTGAGCTAG
- the sh3glb2b gene encoding endophilin-B2b isoform X1 yields MDFNVKKLASDAGVFFTRAVQYTEEKLGQAEKTELDAHLENLIARADCTKNWTEKIFRQTEVLLQPNPSARIEEFFYEKLDRKIPSRTTNAELLGQYMQDAAKEFGPGTPYGSTLITVGEFQRRLGGAEREFLHISAINFLTPLRNFLEGDWKTISKERRLLENRRLDLDVCKARLKKAKLAEAKSAAAPDFQETRPRNYVLSASASALWSEEVDKAEHELRVAQTEFDRQAEVTRLLLEGISSTHVNHLRCLHEFVEAQAAYYAQCHKHMQDLQKELSSANGDTFPNAFAVNASTSGVSAGPSPLSPATLPGASPPGRPPNPSNALESSTLKIEEVKPPATGTRKAKVLYDYDAADTSELSLLADELITVYTVPGMDPDWLVGERGNQKGKVPVTYLELLS; encoded by the exons ATGGATTTCAATGTCAAGAAACTAGCGTCGGATGCAGGTGTCTTCTTCACTCGTGCTGTTCAG TACACAGAGGAGAAGCTTGGCCAGGCAGAAAAGACTGAACTTGATGCTCATCTGGAGAACCTGATTGCTCGAGCGGACTGCACCAAAAACTGGACCGAAAAGATCTTCAGACAAACCGAGGTGCTGCTTCAACCCAACCCAA GTGCCCGTATTGAAGAGTTTTTTTATGAGAAATTGGACAGAAAGATCCCATCCAGAACCACCAATGCAGAGCTGCTGGGACAGTATATGCAGGACGCTGCAAAGGAATTTGGGCCAGGAACTCCATATG GTAGTACTTTGATCACTGTTGGAGAGTTTCAGAGGAGGTTGGGTGGAGCAGAGCGGGAATTCCTACATATATCAGCTATCAACTTCCTCACACCACTGAGGAACTTCCTAGAGGGTGATTGGAAAACCATTTCT AAAGAGAGAAGGCTACTTGAGAACCGACGCCTTGACCTGGACGTTTGCAAAGCTCGGCTCAAGAAGGCAAAGTTAGCAGAGGCCAAGTCTGCT GCTGCGCCTGACTTTCAAGAGACTAGGCCACGCAATTATGTTCTGTCGGCCAGTGCATCTGCG CTGTGGAGTGAGGAAGTGGATAAA GCAGAGCACGAGTTGCGTGTGGCTCAGACGGAGtttgacagacaggcagaggTCACACGCCTCCTGTTGGAGGGGATCAGCAGCACACAC GTGAACCACTTGCGCTGTCTGCATGAGTTTGTGGAGGCCCAGGCTGCTTATTACGCACAGTGTCACAAGCACATGCAGGATCTTCAGAAAGAGCTGAGCAG TGCAAACGGAGATAC GTTTCCTAATGCTTTTGCTGTGAACGCCTCCACGTCAGGAGTGTCAGCAGGCCCTTCTCCCCTTTCCCCTGCTACCCTACCTGGGGCTTCTCCACCTGGTCGTCCCCCAAACCCCTCCAATGCCCTTGAGTCCAGCACGCTGAAGATTGAGGAGGTGAAGCCTCCCGCCACTGGCACTCGCAAGGCCAAAGTGCTGTATGACTATGATGCTGCAGATACAAGTGAACTTTCCCTTCTTGCTGATGAG CTCATTACTGTGTACACGGTGCCCGGCATGGACCCGGACTGGCTTGTTGGAGAGCGAGGCAACCAGAAAGGCAAAGTGCCTGTCACATACCTGGAGCTCCTGAGCTAG
- the sh3glb2b gene encoding endophilin-B2b isoform X3, giving the protein MDFNVKKLASDAGVFFTRAVQYTEEKLGQAEKTELDAHLENLIARADCTKNWTEKIFRQTEVLLQPNPSARIEEFFYEKLDRKIPSRTTNAELLGQYMQDAAKEFGPGTPYGSTLITVGEFQRRLGGAEREFLHISAINFLTPLRNFLEGDWKTISKERRLLENRRLDLDVCKARLKKAKLAEAKSAAAPDFQETRPRNYVLSASASAAEHELRVAQTEFDRQAEVTRLLLEGISSTHVNHLRCLHEFVEAQAAYYAQCHKHMQDLQKELSSANGDTFPNAFAVNASTSGVSAGPSPLSPATLPGASPPGRPPNPSNALESSTLKIEEVKPPATGTRKAKVLYDYDAADTSELSLLADELITVYTVPGMDPDWLVGERGNQKGKVPVTYLELLS; this is encoded by the exons ATGGATTTCAATGTCAAGAAACTAGCGTCGGATGCAGGTGTCTTCTTCACTCGTGCTGTTCAG TACACAGAGGAGAAGCTTGGCCAGGCAGAAAAGACTGAACTTGATGCTCATCTGGAGAACCTGATTGCTCGAGCGGACTGCACCAAAAACTGGACCGAAAAGATCTTCAGACAAACCGAGGTGCTGCTTCAACCCAACCCAA GTGCCCGTATTGAAGAGTTTTTTTATGAGAAATTGGACAGAAAGATCCCATCCAGAACCACCAATGCAGAGCTGCTGGGACAGTATATGCAGGACGCTGCAAAGGAATTTGGGCCAGGAACTCCATATG GTAGTACTTTGATCACTGTTGGAGAGTTTCAGAGGAGGTTGGGTGGAGCAGAGCGGGAATTCCTACATATATCAGCTATCAACTTCCTCACACCACTGAGGAACTTCCTAGAGGGTGATTGGAAAACCATTTCT AAAGAGAGAAGGCTACTTGAGAACCGACGCCTTGACCTGGACGTTTGCAAAGCTCGGCTCAAGAAGGCAAAGTTAGCAGAGGCCAAGTCTGCT GCTGCGCCTGACTTTCAAGAGACTAGGCCACGCAATTATGTTCTGTCGGCCAGTGCATCTGCG GCAGAGCACGAGTTGCGTGTGGCTCAGACGGAGtttgacagacaggcagaggTCACACGCCTCCTGTTGGAGGGGATCAGCAGCACACAC GTGAACCACTTGCGCTGTCTGCATGAGTTTGTGGAGGCCCAGGCTGCTTATTACGCACAGTGTCACAAGCACATGCAGGATCTTCAGAAAGAGCTGAGCAG TGCAAACGGAGATAC GTTTCCTAATGCTTTTGCTGTGAACGCCTCCACGTCAGGAGTGTCAGCAGGCCCTTCTCCCCTTTCCCCTGCTACCCTACCTGGGGCTTCTCCACCTGGTCGTCCCCCAAACCCCTCCAATGCCCTTGAGTCCAGCACGCTGAAGATTGAGGAGGTGAAGCCTCCCGCCACTGGCACTCGCAAGGCCAAAGTGCTGTATGACTATGATGCTGCAGATACAAGTGAACTTTCCCTTCTTGCTGATGAG CTCATTACTGTGTACACGGTGCCCGGCATGGACCCGGACTGGCTTGTTGGAGAGCGAGGCAACCAGAAAGGCAAAGTGCCTGTCACATACCTGGAGCTCCTGAGCTAG
- the sh3glb2b gene encoding endophilin-B2b isoform X2: protein MDFNVKKLASDAGVFFTRAVQYTEEKLGQAEKTELDAHLENLIARADCTKNWTEKIFRQTEVLLQPNPSARIEEFFYEKLDRKIPSRTTNAELLGQYMQDAAKEFGPGTPYGSTLITVGEFQRRLGGAEREFLHISAINFLTPLRNFLEGDWKTISKERRLLENRRLDLDVCKARLKKAKLAEAKSAAAPDFQETRPRNYVLSASASALWSEEVDKAEHELRVAQTEFDRQAEVTRLLLEGISSTHVNHLRCLHEFVEAQAAYYAQCHKHMQDLQKELSRFPNAFAVNASTSGVSAGPSPLSPATLPGASPPGRPPNPSNALESSTLKIEEVKPPATGTRKAKVLYDYDAADTSELSLLADELITVYTVPGMDPDWLVGERGNQKGKVPVTYLELLS from the exons ATGGATTTCAATGTCAAGAAACTAGCGTCGGATGCAGGTGTCTTCTTCACTCGTGCTGTTCAG TACACAGAGGAGAAGCTTGGCCAGGCAGAAAAGACTGAACTTGATGCTCATCTGGAGAACCTGATTGCTCGAGCGGACTGCACCAAAAACTGGACCGAAAAGATCTTCAGACAAACCGAGGTGCTGCTTCAACCCAACCCAA GTGCCCGTATTGAAGAGTTTTTTTATGAGAAATTGGACAGAAAGATCCCATCCAGAACCACCAATGCAGAGCTGCTGGGACAGTATATGCAGGACGCTGCAAAGGAATTTGGGCCAGGAACTCCATATG GTAGTACTTTGATCACTGTTGGAGAGTTTCAGAGGAGGTTGGGTGGAGCAGAGCGGGAATTCCTACATATATCAGCTATCAACTTCCTCACACCACTGAGGAACTTCCTAGAGGGTGATTGGAAAACCATTTCT AAAGAGAGAAGGCTACTTGAGAACCGACGCCTTGACCTGGACGTTTGCAAAGCTCGGCTCAAGAAGGCAAAGTTAGCAGAGGCCAAGTCTGCT GCTGCGCCTGACTTTCAAGAGACTAGGCCACGCAATTATGTTCTGTCGGCCAGTGCATCTGCG CTGTGGAGTGAGGAAGTGGATAAA GCAGAGCACGAGTTGCGTGTGGCTCAGACGGAGtttgacagacaggcagaggTCACACGCCTCCTGTTGGAGGGGATCAGCAGCACACAC GTGAACCACTTGCGCTGTCTGCATGAGTTTGTGGAGGCCCAGGCTGCTTATTACGCACAGTGTCACAAGCACATGCAGGATCTTCAGAAAGAGCTGAGCAG GTTTCCTAATGCTTTTGCTGTGAACGCCTCCACGTCAGGAGTGTCAGCAGGCCCTTCTCCCCTTTCCCCTGCTACCCTACCTGGGGCTTCTCCACCTGGTCGTCCCCCAAACCCCTCCAATGCCCTTGAGTCCAGCACGCTGAAGATTGAGGAGGTGAAGCCTCCCGCCACTGGCACTCGCAAGGCCAAAGTGCTGTATGACTATGATGCTGCAGATACAAGTGAACTTTCCCTTCTTGCTGATGAG CTCATTACTGTGTACACGGTGCCCGGCATGGACCCGGACTGGCTTGTTGGAGAGCGAGGCAACCAGAAAGGCAAAGTGCCTGTCACATACCTGGAGCTCCTGAGCTAG